A region from the Acyrthosiphon pisum isolate AL4f chromosome A1, pea_aphid_22Mar2018_4r6ur, whole genome shotgun sequence genome encodes:
- the LOC115033876 gene encoding acetyl-coenzyme A synthetase-like, with product MSKNVYLPYSATSEKAHVKSMEHYREMHNKSLESTAQFWSEIASQFHWETPYDINNFYSYNFDVTKGPVQVKWMEGATTNVCYNLLDKNVRNGMGDKVAFYW from the coding sequence ATGTCGAAAAACGTATACCTCCCGTATAGCGCGACATCCGAGAAGGCTCACGTCAAGTCTATGGAACATTACCGGGAAATGCACAATAAATCATTGGAGTCGACCGCGCAATTTTGGTCCGAAATCGCGTCACAATTTCACTGGGAAACGCCGTACGACATCAACAACTTTTACTCATACAACTTCGACGTGACCAAAGGGCCCGTTCAAGTCAAATGGATGGAAGGTGCCACTACAAACGTGTGCTACAACCTACTGGACAAGAACGTGCGCAATGGGATGGGTGACAAAGTAGCTTTTTACTGGTAA
- the Gtsf1 gene encoding gametocyte specific factor 1 isoform X1 encodes MSSSQDSRNDDPSTCEIVDFGIYYLDMVQCPLDPNHKLRRHRLPYHILKCRKNFPDKVQCPYGHYYYLEKQEMANHLQTCPHKPRTAQAEEMQPYKVQAQQARNENIKYNYDVDNYTIDEPYWD; translated from the coding sequence ATGTCTTCGTCACAAGACTCAAGAAATGATGATCCATCCACATGTGAGATTGTCGATTTTGGTATCTACTATTTGGACATGGTGCAATGTCCATTAGATCCAAACCACAAACTTCGACGTCACAGGTTgccatatcatattttaaagtgcAGAAAGAATTTTCCGGATAAAGTTCAATGCCCTTATGgacattactattatttagaaaaacagGAAATGGCTAATCATCTACAGACATGCCCTCATAAGCCTAGGACAGCTCAAGCTGAAGAAATGCAACCATACAAAGTGCAAGCTCAACAAGCTAGAAATGAGAATATCAAATACAACTATGATGTTGATAATTATACAATTGATGAACCCTATTgggattaa
- the Myeov2 gene encoding uncharacterized protein LOC100302524: protein MKPVVAADEMFPEGTSAIMDLDDETGSNVIFEMSDKSLQADFYNDFNDLNDDDDF, encoded by the exons ATGAAGCCTGTAGTAGCTGCCGATGAAATGTTCCCGGAAGGGACCAGTGCCATAATGGACTTGGACGATGAg ACAGGAAGCAATGTTATATTTGAAATGAGTGACAAAAGTCTACAAGCTGATTTTTATAATG ATTTTAATGATCTTAACGACGATGATGATTTTTAA